The Mucilaginibacter terrenus genome has a segment encoding these proteins:
- a CDS encoding glycoside hydrolase family 140 protein — MKRYLLLILALAFVVPSKAQFAVSANKHYLLKDGKPFFWLGDTAWELFHRLNREEADRYLKHRSEQGFTVVQAVALAELDGLNTPNVYGEKPLIDNDPTKPNEKYFKHVDYIINKAKEYGINIALLPTWGDKLFKSSWGVGPEVFTVGNAEVYATWLAKRYQNYTNIIWVLGGDRQPRGEADMAVWRAMGEAIMKATAGKAIITYHCQPNQLGSAEWFGSESWFAFNMFQNGHCRDTPVYDKIFSSYSSTPVRPVLDGEPIYEDHPVCFNVNDLGTSSAYDVRKYAYLDLFSGAFGHTYGCHDVWQMYNPKVAPLNGPHMYWYDALDLPGAKQMNLVRQLMESHPMLDRVPDQTILNESNNGPADRIQATRGKDFLYVYTAAGQPFTVIAGKISGDKLNAYWFDPRSGKVTTLEPVSNKQNNRYTPPSTGYGQDWVFVLDDASKQYKML; from the coding sequence ATGAAAAGATATTTATTGTTGATCCTCGCTTTAGCTTTTGTTGTTCCCTCCAAAGCTCAATTCGCAGTAAGCGCCAACAAACATTACTTGTTGAAAGATGGCAAACCTTTCTTTTGGCTAGGAGATACCGCTTGGGAGCTATTTCACCGTTTGAATAGGGAAGAGGCAGACAGATACCTTAAACACCGCAGTGAGCAGGGTTTTACAGTAGTACAGGCTGTAGCACTAGCCGAATTGGACGGGCTAAACACGCCAAATGTTTATGGCGAAAAACCCCTGATTGACAACGACCCTACCAAGCCTAATGAAAAGTATTTTAAGCACGTTGACTATATCATAAACAAAGCAAAAGAATACGGCATCAACATAGCACTGCTGCCTACCTGGGGAGATAAACTATTCAAGAGCAGTTGGGGAGTAGGGCCGGAGGTGTTTACGGTCGGCAACGCCGAAGTATATGCAACTTGGTTAGCTAAAAGATATCAGAACTATACTAACATCATTTGGGTACTAGGCGGAGATCGGCAGCCCCGCGGCGAAGCTGACATGGCTGTTTGGCGTGCAATGGGCGAGGCGATAATGAAGGCAACTGCTGGTAAGGCCATAATTACCTACCATTGCCAGCCAAATCAGCTGGGATCGGCGGAATGGTTCGGCAGCGAAAGCTGGTTTGCTTTTAATATGTTCCAGAACGGGCATTGCCGTGACACGCCGGTTTACGATAAGATCTTCTCGTCATATAGTTCTACACCGGTGAGACCGGTGCTTGATGGTGAACCCATTTATGAAGATCATCCTGTCTGCTTCAATGTAAACGACCTGGGAACATCTAGCGCTTATGACGTGCGCAAGTATGCTTACCTCGACCTGTTTTCGGGTGCATTTGGGCATACTTACGGCTGTCATGATGTGTGGCAAATGTACAACCCCAAAGTAGCGCCACTCAACGGGCCACATATGTACTGGTATGATGCCTTGGACTTACCCGGAGCAAAACAGATGAACTTAGTGCGACAACTGATGGAATCGCACCCGATGTTGGATAGAGTGCCCGATCAAACCATACTTAACGAAAGCAATAACGGTCCTGCAGATCGTATACAAGCTACAAGAGGCAAAGACTTCCTGTATGTTTATACTGCGGCAGGACAACCCTTTACCGTTATTGCCGGTAAGATCTCAGGCGACAAGCTTAATGCCTATTGGTTCGATCCGCGCAGCGGAAAGGTGACCACTCTTGAGCCGGTATCTAACAAGCAGAATAACAGGTATACGCCACCATCAACCGGTTACGGGCAGGATTGGGTTTTTGTTTTGGATGATGCCTCCAAACAGTACAAAATGCTGTAA
- a CDS encoding GNAT family N-acetyltransferase has product MAAGEIVYQREHTLDPLDFIDVLQRSTLAERRPVHDLTRIQQMCDTANMIITARIDGKLIGIARSLTDFSFCTYLSDLAVDEFYQRKGIGIRLIKETKLHTPVAKLILLAAPKAVDYYPKTGMTKHEHCFMLSDVNELKV; this is encoded by the coding sequence ATGGCTGCAGGCGAAATTGTTTACCAGCGCGAACATACCCTTGACCCCCTGGATTTTATTGATGTATTGCAACGCAGTACCCTGGCAGAACGGCGGCCTGTGCATGACTTAACCCGCATACAGCAGATGTGTGATACAGCCAACATGATTATCACCGCCAGAATAGATGGTAAGCTGATAGGAATAGCGCGTTCGCTGACTGATTTTTCTTTTTGTACTTATCTGAGCGATCTTGCGGTTGATGAATTTTACCAGCGCAAGGGGATTGGCATAAGGCTGATAAAAGAAACAAAGCTTCATACACCTGTTGCCAAGCTAATACTGCTTGCCGCGCCCAAGGCTGTTGATTACTACCCCAAAACAGGCATGACTAAACACGAACACTGTTTTATGTTAAGCGATGTTAATGAGCTGAAGGTTTAG
- a CDS encoding pyrroloquinoline quinone-dependent dehydrogenase gives MKKYISYGLFSVVLLVAGCLGEDKYSTWQQYRGSNENIHYTSLKQVDTANVKQLTMAWEYHTRDADTVNKSQIQCNPIIIDGVLYGTTPQMKLFAINAATGQEKWKFNPFDSLESNKRSFFIMNNCRGVAYWADGDDKRILYTAGPYLYAINAVNGKPVKSFGDNGKIDLHDGLDRDVKDFFVTATSPPIIYNDIMIAGTRVDEGAHAAPGHIRGFDVRTGKRKWIFHTIPYPGEPGYETWEDKNAYKFIGGSNAWGGFSLDKDRGIVYGCTGSASYDFYGGKRLGNNLYADCILALDANTGKLKWHFQDIHHDVWDKDIPAPPMLVKIKGQDAVAVTTKAGFIFAFDRVTGKPVYEIKETPVPTATDLIGEKLSPTQPIPTMPASFMRQNMTEKDINPYLPDSSLQKVKKAFAGYHHGNVFNSISLNGTIVFPGLDGGAEWGGPSYDPETSVLYVNANQMAWIIQATKVNEAAAHETNLQAGERIFRANCMTCHGADRKGSGTFPSLVNINRKYTAAAFDTLVQSGRRMMPAFRQLKPVERKALASFILNINADQPKAFVNQENKADDVYKMPYSIVGYNKFLTTDGKPAIAPPWGTLSAVNLNTGKYIWQKPLGDDPEFPHGSVQSGTENYGASVITKGGLLFIAATKDGKFRAFNKRNGKLLWEVALPAPGFATPSVYKVNHKQYIVIACGGGKMGTRSGDSYVAFALPDKK, from the coding sequence ATGAAAAAGTATATCAGCTATGGCCTGTTCTCAGTTGTTCTGTTAGTTGCCGGTTGTTTAGGAGAGGATAAGTATTCCACCTGGCAGCAATACCGCGGATCTAACGAGAATATTCATTATACATCCCTAAAGCAAGTAGATACCGCCAATGTAAAGCAACTTACAATGGCATGGGAGTACCACACCAGGGATGCGGATACAGTTAATAAGTCTCAAATACAATGTAACCCTATTATTATTGATGGCGTGCTTTACGGCACCACGCCTCAAATGAAACTTTTTGCTATTAATGCTGCAACGGGTCAGGAGAAATGGAAGTTTAATCCGTTCGATTCGCTGGAAAGCAATAAACGTAGCTTCTTTATTATGAATAACTGCCGTGGTGTAGCCTACTGGGCAGATGGAGACGATAAGCGAATACTCTATACAGCCGGCCCTTATCTATATGCAATAAACGCTGTCAACGGCAAACCCGTTAAAAGCTTTGGAGATAACGGGAAAATAGACCTGCATGACGGGCTGGACAGGGATGTAAAAGACTTCTTTGTAACCGCCACATCTCCGCCCATTATCTATAATGACATAATGATAGCCGGTACAAGGGTAGACGAAGGAGCCCATGCGGCCCCGGGACATATACGCGGATTTGATGTGCGTACCGGTAAACGCAAGTGGATATTCCACACCATACCTTATCCTGGCGAACCCGGTTACGAGACCTGGGAAGATAAGAATGCCTACAAATTTATAGGCGGCTCGAATGCGTGGGGAGGTTTTAGCCTGGATAAGGACAGGGGTATTGTGTACGGCTGCACCGGATCTGCCAGTTACGATTTTTACGGTGGAAAAAGGTTAGGCAATAACCTGTATGCTGACTGTATTTTAGCGCTGGACGCCAATACAGGTAAATTAAAGTGGCACTTTCAGGATATACATCATGATGTATGGGATAAGGATATACCTGCACCGCCAATGTTGGTAAAAATTAAAGGACAAGATGCTGTAGCGGTAACCACCAAAGCCGGGTTCATCTTTGCCTTTGACAGGGTTACCGGTAAGCCTGTCTATGAAATAAAAGAAACGCCTGTGCCAACAGCTACTGATCTTATAGGCGAGAAACTATCACCAACGCAGCCTATCCCAACTATGCCTGCCTCCTTTATGCGGCAGAACATGACGGAAAAGGACATCAATCCGTATCTGCCGGATAGTTCTTTGCAAAAAGTAAAAAAAGCGTTCGCTGGTTATCATCACGGCAACGTGTTCAACTCTATATCTCTCAATGGAACTATCGTATTCCCCGGTCTTGATGGCGGGGCTGAGTGGGGTGGTCCCTCTTATGACCCGGAAACCAGTGTGCTATATGTGAATGCCAACCAAATGGCGTGGATAATACAGGCAACTAAAGTGAATGAAGCCGCGGCACACGAAACAAACCTGCAAGCGGGCGAACGGATTTTCAGAGCTAATTGCATGACCTGCCATGGCGCAGACAGGAAAGGGTCTGGCACATTCCCATCACTTGTAAACATAAACCGTAAATACACTGCGGCTGCATTTGACACGCTGGTGCAGTCGGGAAGGAGGATGATGCCTGCTTTCCGGCAGTTGAAACCCGTAGAAAGGAAAGCACTTGCATCTTTTATACTCAATATAAACGCAGATCAGCCAAAGGCTTTTGTGAATCAGGAGAACAAAGCAGACGACGTTTACAAAATGCCGTACTCTATTGTGGGCTACAATAAGTTTTTAACCACAGATGGCAAACCCGCAATAGCACCACCATGGGGTACCTTGAGCGCTGTTAACCTGAATACGGGTAAGTACATTTGGCAGAAACCACTGGGCGACGATCCCGAGTTTCCGCATGGTAGTGTTCAGTCCGGAACCGAAAACTATGGCGCATCGGTAATTACCAAAGGTGGGCTTTTGTTTATAGCCGCCACCAAGGATGGCAAGTTTAGGGCATTTAATAAACGCAACGGTAAACTTTTGTGGGAGGTAGCCTTACCTGCACCCGGCTTTGCAACGCCATCTGTATACAAAGTAAACCACAAGCAATATATCGTGATTGCCTGCGGTGGCGGAAAGATGGGCACACGTTCCGGTGACAGTTATGTTGCGTTTGCCTTACCTGATAAGAAGTAG
- a CDS encoding Smr/MutS family protein — MKYKLGDFVRFIDEKMEGYVTRIIDEQMIGVTGEDDFEIPVLASKVTYIHGQKTEVGDEEPTADVPVVPGEFKNKGVYLAVVADAKASSVVHLFIVNETSYQLLTSVNTQQQKQFKGEFAGILEPRSFAKVYSNKLADLQLWPKLIFQVLFHTRQDQAVQEPLNITEQFKAKDFAGAKKTVPFLNQQGWLIQLDEPELVLDAQKLKESFFKPAEEKQEVAKPSGEIDLHIERLRDDHQFLSSSEILNIQVSHFKKSLEAAIVHQMPEVTFIHGTGNGILKHELHKLLSKNQKVQTFLDARKEKFGYGATKVMLK, encoded by the coding sequence ATGAAATACAAGTTAGGCGACTTTGTGCGCTTTATAGATGAGAAGATGGAGGGTTATGTAACCCGCATTATTGATGAGCAAATGATTGGCGTTACCGGCGAGGATGATTTTGAGATTCCGGTGCTTGCCAGCAAGGTAACTTATATACACGGCCAAAAAACCGAAGTTGGCGATGAAGAACCAACTGCTGATGTTCCCGTTGTTCCCGGTGAGTTCAAAAACAAAGGCGTATACCTTGCCGTAGTGGCAGATGCCAAAGCATCGTCGGTTGTGCACTTGTTCATCGTGAATGAAACATCGTACCAGTTGTTAACGTCGGTAAATACGCAGCAACAGAAGCAATTCAAAGGTGAGTTTGCGGGCATACTGGAGCCACGTTCGTTTGCTAAAGTATACTCCAACAAACTTGCAGACCTGCAGCTTTGGCCAAAGCTTATCTTCCAGGTGCTGTTTCATACCAGGCAAGATCAGGCCGTACAAGAGCCTCTTAATATTACAGAGCAATTTAAGGCTAAAGACTTTGCTGGTGCAAAAAAGACAGTTCCATTTCTAAACCAGCAGGGATGGCTTATACAGTTAGACGAGCCTGAGTTGGTGCTTGACGCCCAGAAACTCAAAGAAAGCTTTTTTAAACCTGCAGAAGAAAAGCAGGAGGTTGCCAAACCTTCAGGAGAGATAGACCTCCATATTGAACGCCTGCGCGATGACCATCAGTTTTTAAGCAGCAGTGAGATATTGAATATACAGGTAAGCCACTTTAAAAAGTCTTTAGAGGCGGCCATAGTTCACCAAATGCCTGAAGTAACCTTTATACATGGTACGGGCAATGGCATACTTAAGCACGAGCTTCACAAATTGCTGAGCAAGAACCAAAAGGTGCAAACCTTTTTAGATGCACGCAAAGAGAAGTTTGGCTACGGGGCAACAAAGGTGATGCTGAAATAG
- a CDS encoding YtxH domain-containing protein, translating into MKDQAKIIAALLVGAAAGAALGLLLAPEKGEELRGDIADYVNDLIDGAKTKAQSTADNVKEYSSTVVDSVKNKYNSLVGEAGNAIDSVQGKAEDAVAGAKENATNKAKSTANDWNNSIQNA; encoded by the coding sequence ATGAAAGATCAAGCAAAAATTATAGCAGCACTTTTAGTGGGTGCTGCGGCAGGTGCCGCTTTAGGCTTATTGTTGGCGCCAGAAAAAGGCGAAGAGTTAAGAGGCGACATCGCTGATTACGTTAACGACCTTATTGACGGTGCTAAAACAAAAGCACAATCAACTGCAGACAACGTTAAAGAGTACAGCAGCACAGTTGTTGATTCTGTAAAGAATAAATACAACAGCCTGGTTGGCGAAGCTGGTAACGCTATTGACAGCGTACAGGGCAAAGCAGAAGATGCTGTAGCCGGTGCTAAAGAAAATGCAACTAACAAAGCAAAATCAACAGCTAACGACTGGAACAATTCTATCCAGAACGCATAA
- a CDS encoding sensor histidine kinase, with protein sequence MQITTDNAYILIVLGMCGTFLLVTAFILFSVRNQNRLLKQRQRFQHAELVHQKELLRAIIESQETERKRIGQDLHDDVGTTLSGLRLLIEMFKPTDKTDNYYLEFIRSSKATIDKIVTDVRNISHNLSPATLGYYGLAAAIEEHIDVINQSGKLEVIVTDNSGELLNNLELPIATALYRVLEELLNNTIKHSGASRAEIEFRNDENGLSINYNDNGKGIAQAQSTLKKGMGLQNIESRLLNINAAYLISTEPGQGFNVLVKCPITLNDT encoded by the coding sequence ATGCAGATCACGACAGATAACGCTTACATACTGATAGTACTTGGGATGTGCGGAACCTTTTTACTGGTTACTGCTTTCATTCTCTTCTCTGTACGCAATCAGAACCGTTTGTTAAAGCAGCGCCAGCGTTTTCAGCACGCCGAACTGGTGCATCAAAAAGAGCTGCTTCGCGCCATTATTGAGTCGCAGGAAACAGAACGTAAACGCATAGGCCAAGACCTTCATGATGATGTAGGCACCACACTCTCCGGACTTCGATTACTTATTGAAATGTTTAAGCCGACCGATAAAACGGACAATTATTACCTTGAATTTATAAGATCAAGTAAAGCTACTATAGACAAGATAGTAACCGATGTGCGCAACATATCGCACAATTTATCCCCGGCAACTTTAGGGTACTATGGGCTTGCTGCAGCTATTGAAGAGCATATCGACGTTATTAATCAATCAGGAAAATTAGAAGTTATTGTAACTGATAATTCGGGAGAACTGCTTAACAATCTTGAACTACCAATAGCCACGGCGCTGTACCGCGTTTTAGAAGAGCTGCTGAACAACACCATTAAACATTCGGGCGCCAGCAGGGCCGAAATAGAATTTAGGAACGATGAAAATGGCCTGAGCATCAATTATAATGATAATGGTAAAGGTATAGCGCAGGCACAATCAACCTTAAAAAAGGGAATGGGACTGCAAAATATAGAAAGCCGCTTACTAAATATTAATGCAGCATACTTAATAAGTACTGAACCCGGACAGGGATTTAACGTGCTGGTAAAGTGCCCTATAACACTGAATGACACATGA
- a CDS encoding phosphatidylglycerophosphatase A family protein → MNKIIASIFGIGYIKGGGTLAAIVTCPLIWAIWQLNISWTLLIATIVITLLGIYVGDKVEPEWGKDSYRVVIDEVAGMMVTMLFIPANLYLLLGGLVLFRFFDILKPLYIRRMEALPGGTGVMMDDVLAGVYGNIVLQIVVVLFKF, encoded by the coding sequence GTGAACAAGATAATTGCATCTATATTCGGCATAGGATACATTAAAGGTGGGGGCACCCTTGCCGCTATTGTTACCTGCCCGCTTATCTGGGCTATATGGCAGCTTAACATTTCCTGGACACTACTTATCGCTACTATAGTGATTACTCTATTAGGTATTTATGTCGGCGATAAGGTAGAACCGGAATGGGGTAAAGATAGTTATAGGGTTGTGATCGACGAGGTAGCCGGTATGATGGTCACTATGCTTTTTATACCTGCAAACTTGTACTTGCTACTAGGAGGATTGGTGTTGTTTCGGTTTTTCGACATCTTAAAACCTCTATATATACGACGCATGGAAGCCCTGCCCGGCGGAACCGGAGTGATGATGGACGACGTACTAGCCGGCGTTTATGGTAACATAGTCCTCCAGATAGTAGTTGTGCTTTTCAAATTCTAG
- a CDS encoding TerC family protein, producing MDILHTLLGEDIKAGLLVILNLIVIESLLSVDNAAVLATMVIDLPKEQRSRALKYGIVGAYVLRGVCLFLAAWLVKIWWLKPLGGLYLIYLAFDYFKGKADKAAGEEEEIDKSKNWLYKATVGTFGTFWATVALVELMDLAFSIDNVFAAVAFTDHVFLIYTGVFIGILAMRFVAQAFVKLMEKFTFLETVAFIVIGVLGIKLTASLYTHFSPESPVAKFMEGETADIIVSVFTVAIFLIPVITSVIFNFPKKHTIEPEVAEAAEDVLDKS from the coding sequence ATGGATATTTTACATACCCTATTGGGAGAGGACATCAAAGCCGGGTTACTGGTTATATTAAACCTGATCGTTATAGAAAGCCTGCTGTCTGTAGACAACGCGGCAGTTCTGGCAACAATGGTGATCGATCTCCCTAAGGAACAACGAAGCAGGGCGCTTAAGTATGGTATTGTAGGCGCATATGTACTAAGGGGCGTATGCCTCTTTTTAGCAGCATGGCTGGTAAAGATATGGTGGCTTAAACCGTTGGGCGGTTTATACCTTATCTATCTGGCTTTCGATTATTTCAAAGGAAAGGCAGATAAGGCAGCAGGCGAAGAGGAGGAAATAGATAAGAGCAAGAATTGGCTTTATAAAGCTACAGTAGGCACCTTTGGTACCTTTTGGGCGACCGTTGCACTGGTGGAGTTGATGGACCTGGCCTTCTCCATAGACAACGTATTTGCAGCCGTGGCCTTTACAGACCATGTGTTTCTTATTTACACCGGCGTTTTCATCGGTATATTAGCAATGCGCTTTGTTGCACAAGCCTTTGTTAAACTAATGGAAAAGTTTACCTTTTTGGAAACGGTGGCCTTTATTGTAATAGGTGTGCTCGGTATTAAACTTACCGCATCTCTTTACACGCACTTCTCGCCGGAAAGCCCTGTTGCTAAGTTTATGGAAGGAGAGACTGCGGACATTATTGTTTCGGTATTTACTGTGGCGATATTCCTGATACCGGTGATCACATCTGTAATATTCAACTTTCCTAAGAAGCACACTATTGAGCCAGAAGTTGCCGAAGCTGCCGAAGATGTTTTGGATAAAAGCTAA
- a CDS encoding M1 family metallopeptidase, protein MIRKIALTAISALFLLQTQAQSLYMPRDIKQAYAKGTRSADGKPGSKYWQNSGRYNISVSVAPPNRRVTGSEQITYVNNSPDTLKRINLKLILNIHRPGAPRDGSASLDYLTEGIQIDSFVVGGQNKPWNNKTNALTNQNVNLPKPLMPHESLAMNIAWHYDLSKESGREGVIDSTSFYLAYFYPRVSVYDDYNGWDRLNFVDSKEFYNDFNDYTLSVTVPKNFVVWATGTLQNPTQVLQPEFAKRLQTSMTSDSTIHVATLDELNSNKVTAQSATNTWIWKAENITDMAVGISNHYIWDAGSVVVDKNTGRRSSMQAAYPLAATDFKKSVQYGRNALGWFSNNWPGVPYPFPKMTAFKGFADMEYPMMVNDSQFGDATFAQLVQDHEIAHTWFPFYMGINESRYAFMDEGWATTFEYLIGIAENGPEKASAFYKQFRINGWIGDKSTAEDLPVITPSNEQIAGYGNNAYGKPSLSYLALKDMLGDDLFKKALHGYMDRWHGKHPIPWDYFNSMSNISGRNLNWFFNNWFFTNYYNDVAIASGVTGKDGYTLTVTNPGGFAIPFDVVLTFADGSTKTIHQTPAVWEANQKQTLVTFKAVIGKSLKSVTLDTGIFVDANTADNTWSVKK, encoded by the coding sequence ATGATCAGAAAAATAGCGCTAACAGCAATAAGCGCCTTATTCTTACTGCAAACACAGGCACAAAGCCTTTACATGCCCAGAGACATTAAACAAGCGTATGCAAAGGGCACCCGTTCTGCCGATGGCAAACCCGGCAGCAAGTACTGGCAGAACTCTGGCCGCTACAATATATCAGTTTCGGTAGCGCCACCAAACCGGAGGGTTACAGGCAGCGAACAGATTACCTACGTAAACAATAGCCCGGATACACTTAAACGTATCAATCTTAAGTTGATCCTGAACATTCACCGCCCGGGTGCCCCGCGTGATGGATCAGCCAGCCTTGATTACCTTACCGAAGGTATACAGATAGATAGTTTTGTAGTTGGTGGCCAGAACAAACCATGGAATAACAAAACTAATGCGCTTACCAATCAAAATGTGAACCTGCCTAAACCGCTGATGCCACACGAGTCATTAGCGATGAACATTGCATGGCACTATGACCTGAGTAAGGAAAGCGGCCGCGAGGGCGTGATAGATTCTACATCATTTTACCTGGCTTATTTTTACCCGCGCGTTTCTGTTTATGACGACTATAACGGCTGGGACAGGCTGAACTTTGTAGACTCTAAAGAATTTTACAACGACTTTAATGATTATACCTTGAGCGTAACCGTACCTAAAAACTTTGTTGTTTGGGCCACAGGTACGTTACAGAACCCAACACAGGTTTTACAGCCGGAGTTTGCTAAACGCCTGCAAACATCTATGACCAGCGACTCTACCATACACGTTGCTACGCTTGACGAATTGAACAGCAATAAGGTTACCGCACAAAGTGCTACTAATACCTGGATATGGAAGGCCGAGAACATTACCGATATGGCCGTTGGTATAAGCAACCATTACATTTGGGATGCGGGTAGCGTAGTGGTTGATAAGAACACCGGTCGCCGTTCCAGCATGCAGGCTGCTTATCCACTGGCAGCAACAGATTTCAAAAAGTCTGTACAATATGGCCGCAATGCCTTAGGCTGGTTTAGTAACAACTGGCCGGGCGTACCTTATCCTTTCCCTAAGATGACAGCCTTTAAAGGCTTTGCGGACATGGAGTACCCAATGATGGTTAACGATAGCCAATTTGGTGATGCTACCTTTGCGCAACTGGTGCAAGACCACGAAATAGCACATACCTGGTTCCCGTTCTACATGGGCATAAACGAAAGCCGCTACGCGTTCATGGATGAAGGCTGGGCTACCACATTTGAGTATTTGATTGGCATTGCCGAAAATGGTCCTGAAAAGGCGTCGGCTTTCTACAAGCAATTTCGTATAAATGGCTGGATAGGAGATAAGTCTACTGCCGAAGACCTTCCGGTTATTACACCATCTAACGAGCAGATAGCCGGTTACGGCAATAATGCTTATGGCAAACCATCATTAAGTTACCTGGCGTTAAAAGATATGCTTGGCGATGATTTGTTTAAGAAAGCGCTTCATGGTTACATGGACCGTTGGCACGGCAAGCACCCAATCCCATGGGATTACTTCAACTCTATGAGCAACATCTCAGGCCGCAACCTTAACTGGTTTTTTAACAACTGGTTCTTTACCAACTACTATAACGATGTTGCTATTGCAAGCGGCGTTACAGGTAAAGATGGCTATACGCTAACGGTTACTAATCCGGGTGGTTTTGCTATCCCGTTTGATGTGGTACTTACTTTTGCGGACGGAAGCACCAAGACAATTCATCAGACACCGGCAGTTTGGGAGGCCAACCAAAAACAAACATTAGTTACCTTTAAAGCCGTGATTGGCAAAAGCTTAAAATCAGTAACGCTTGATACCGGTATTTTTGTTGACGCAAATACTGCAGATAACACCTGGTCGGTTAAAAAGTAG
- a CDS encoding response regulator transcription factor, which translates to MNKMNVAIVDDQNLFRQSLALLINSVDEFNLVNDSAGGQDFLDTLTSKIIQVDVAIIDMDMPGMNGIQLNKALHELHPEIKVIILSVHVSEALISQMINAGAASYLAKNCDKDELITAVTQVYQKGYYFNNEALKAISKSVHYRNTPTLISNLPVELTRREKEILLLICNEYSNAEIAEKLFLSIRTVEGHRNNLLAKTNCRNTAGLVLFAIKYNLLDVPL; encoded by the coding sequence ATGAACAAGATGAATGTTGCCATAGTTGATGATCAGAACCTTTTCAGGCAAAGCCTGGCATTGCTAATAAACTCAGTAGATGAGTTTAACCTGGTAAATGACAGTGCCGGCGGTCAGGACTTTTTAGATACACTCACGTCAAAAATCATCCAGGTAGATGTAGCGATTATTGACATGGACATGCCGGGCATGAATGGCATACAGCTGAACAAAGCACTTCACGAACTTCACCCTGAGATAAAAGTGATTATCCTTTCTGTACATGTTAGCGAGGCATTGATATCTCAAATGATAAATGCGGGGGCTGCGTCTTACCTTGCAAAAAACTGTGATAAAGATGAACTAATAACCGCTGTTACGCAGGTATATCAAAAGGGTTATTACTTTAACAACGAAGCACTAAAAGCCATAAGCAAAAGTGTGCATTACAGAAACACCCCAACCCTAATAAGTAACTTACCTGTTGAGCTCACTAGACGCGAAAAAGAGATCTTATTACTTATTTGCAATGAATACAGCAACGCAGAGATAGCTGAAAAACTTTTTTTAAGCATACGTACTGTTGAAGGTCATCGTAATAATCTGTTAGCGAAAACAAACTGCCGAAACACCGCTGGCCTGGTGCTATTTGCAATAAAATACAACTTGCTCGACGTGCCGTTATAA